The following proteins are co-located in the Paralichthys olivaceus isolate ysfri-2021 chromosome 2, ASM2471397v2, whole genome shotgun sequence genome:
- the LOC138411359 gene encoding butyrophilin-like protein 2 yields the protein MKLLLFMSFMSLWRGSDETGADPVIVKEGDDVMLPCSFSSSSSIRHELFDWRKDRHKDQKEVFMYDRGDIKPVRQDETFRGRVSHFPEQLDVGNASIVIRDTKVTDSGTYTCAFPLLQPARESNIVLVVDPILKDRSDANIPGSAPEPYVKTLDETKEGVQLQCAVRGASPKPVVQLQNRAGDIVPAEEPQVSERGGRYDIILQTTVNKTDHYRCVSTQEEIKHQTQSQTYVPVHGAATKPSVTILDETTDRALLSCEVHGASPKPVVQWQNRAGDIVPAGEPQVSERGGRYDIILQTTVTKTDLYRCVSTQEEIKHQTHAEIFVTVPGAAPKPYVTILDETTDRVLLRCEVHGASPKPVVQWQNRAGDIVPAEEPQVSERGGRYNIILQTTVTKTDFYRCVSTQEEIKHQTHAEIFVLMNGAATKPSVTILDETTDRALLSCEVHGASPKPVVQWQNRAGDIVPAGEPQVSERGGRYDIILQTTVTKTDLYRCVSTQEEIKHQTHAEIFVTVPDTRGTLPVAAVVGVAVLTLLVGVVVGVVVVLYFVHKRKKSTSPKSSSDRPDSSEGTSLNRDVC from the exons ATGAAGCTTCTTCTGTTCATGAGTTTCATGAGTCTGTGGAGAGGAAGCGATGAAACCG gtgcAGACCCCGTCATCGTGAAAGAAGGGGATGATGTCATGTTACCGTgttccttcagcagcagcagcagcatcaggcaTGAGCTCTTTGACTGGAGGAAGGACAGACACAAGGACCAAAAGGAGGTGTTCATGTATGACAGGGGCGACATCAAACCTGTACGTCAGGACGAGACGTTCAGAGGTCGAGTCTCTCATTTCCCAGAGCAGCTGGATGTGGGAAACGCCTCCATAGTCATCAGAGACACCAAGGTGACCGACAGTGGAACctacacctgtgcttttccacTTCTTCAACCAGCCAGAGAATCGAACATCGTGCTCGTCGTCG ATCCTATCTTAAAAGACAGAAGTGACGCAAACATCCCAG GATCAGCTCCAGAGCCGTACgtcaaaacacttgatgaaacAAAGGAGGGAGTTCAGCTGCAGTGTGCTGTTCGAGGTGCGTCTCCTAAACCTGTTGTTCAGTTGCAGAACAGAGCTGGAGACATTGTTCCTGCTGAAGAACCTCAGGTCTCTGAAAGAGGAGGCCGCTATGACATCATCCTCCAAACGACTGTGAACAAGACCGACCACTATCGCTGTGTCTCCACACAGGAGGAGATCAAACACCAGACTCAATCCCAGACATATGTACCTGTTCATG GAGCAGCTACAAAACCATCTGTCACAATACTTGATGAAACAACTGACAGGGCTCTGCTGAGCTGTGAGGTTCATGGTGCGTCTCCTAAACCTGTTGTTCAGTGGCAGAACCGAGCTGGAGACATTGTTCCTGCTGGAGAACCTCAGGTCTCTGAAAGAGGAGGCCGCTATGACATCATCCTCCAAACGACTGTGACCAAGACCGACCTCTATCGCTGTGTCTCCACACAGGAGGAGATCAAACACCAGACTCatgctgagatatttgtaaCCGTCCCTG GAGCAGCTCCAAAACCATATGTCACAATACTTGATGAAACAACTGACAGGGTTCTGCTGAGGTGTGAGGTTCATGGTGCGTCTCCTAAACCTGTGGTTCAGTGGCAGAACAGAGCTGGAGACATTGTTCCTGCTGAAGAACCTCAGGTCTCTGAAAGAGGAGGCCGCTACAACATCATCCTCCAAACGACTGTGACCAAGACCGACTTCTATCGCTGTGTCTCCACACAGGAGGAGATCAAACACCAGACTCATGCTGAGATCTTTGTGCTGATGAACG GAGCAGCTACAAAACCATCTGTCACAATACTTGATGAAACAACTGACAGGGCTCTGCTGAGCTGTGAGGTTCATGGTGCGTCTCCTAAACCTGTTGTTCAGTGGCAGAACCGAGCTGGAGACATTGTTCCTGCTGGAGAACCTCAGGTCTCTGAAAGAGGAGGCCGCTATGACATCATCCTCCAAACGACTGTGACCAAGACCGACCTCTATCGCTGTGTCTCCACACAGGAGGAGATCAAACACCAGACTCatgctgagatatttgtaaCCGTCCCTG aCACTCGAGGGACGcttcctgttgctgctgttgttggtgtCGCAGTTTTGACTCTTCTCGTTGGTGTCgttgttggtgttgttgttgttctttactttgtgcataaaaggaaaaaatccaCTTCACCAAAATCTAGCTCAG ATCGACCAGACTCGTCAGAAGGGACTTCTCTTAATAGAGATGTTTGTTAA
- the LOC138411366 gene encoding butyrophilin-like protein 1 isoform X3 translates to MKLLLFMSFMSLWRGSDETGADPVIVKEGDDVMLPCSFSSSSIRRELFDWEKDKKDVFKYHSGDINPSHQGETFRGRVSHFPEQLDVGNASIVIRDTKVTDSGTYTCAFPLLQPARESNIVLVVGAASKPSVTNLNQTQNWAQLQCEVHGASPKPVVQWQNRAGDIVPAKEPQVSERGGRYDIILQTTVTKTDYYRCVSTQEEIKHQTHAETYVLLNDTRGTLPVAAGVPVWAVVGVAVLALLVGGLVVHFVHKNKKSTSPKSSSDRPDSSEGTSLNRDVC, encoded by the exons ATGAAGCTTCTTCTGTTCATGAGTTTCATGAGTCTGTGGAGAGGAAGCGATGAAACCG gtgcAGACCCCGTCATCGTGAAAGAAGGGGATGATGTCATGTTACCGTgttccttcagcagcagcagcatcaggcgTGAGCTCTTTGACTGGGAGAAGGACAAAAAGGACGTGTTCAAGTATCACAGTGGCGACATCAACCCTTCACATCAGGGCGAGACGTTCAGAGGTCGAGTCTCTCATTTCCCAGAGCAGCTGGATGTGGGAAACGCCTCCATAGTCATCAGAGACACCAAGGTGACCGACAGTGGAACctacacctgtgcttttccacTTCTTCAACCAGCCAGAGAATCGAACATCGTGCTCGTCGTCG GAGCAGCTTCAAAACCGTCTGTCACAAATCTTAATCAAACTCAGAACTGGGctcagctgcagtgtgaggtTCATGGTGCGTCTCCTAAACCTGTTGTTCAGTGGCAGAACAGAGCTGGAGACATTGTTCCTGCTAAAGAACCTCAGGTCTCTGAAAGAGGAGGCCGCTACGACATCATCCTCCAAACGACTGTGACCAAGACCGACTACTATCGCTGTGTCTCCACACAGGAGGAGATCAAACACCAGACTCATGCTGAAACATATGTTCTTCTAAACG aCACTCGAGGGACGCTTCCTGTTGCTGCTGGTGTTCCTGTTTGGGCTGTTGTTGGTGTCGCAGTTTTGGCTCTTCTCGTTGGTGGTCTTGTTGTTCACTTtgtgcataaaaataaaaaatccactTCACCAAAATCTAGCTCAG ATCGACCAGACTCGTCAGAAGGGACTTCTCTTAATAGAGATGTTTGTTGA
- the LOC138411366 gene encoding butyrophilin-like protein 1 isoform X1 — MKLLLFMSFMSLWRGSDETGADPVIVKEGDDVMLPCSFSSSSIRRELFDWEKDKKDVFKYHSGDINPSHQGETFRGRVSHFPEQLDVGNASIVIRDTKVTDSGTYTCAFPLLQPARESNIVLVVDPILKDRSDANIPGAASKPSVTNLNQTQNWAQLQCEVHGASPKPVVQWQNRAGDIVPAKEPQVSERGGRYDIILQTTVTKTDYYRCVSTQEEIKHQTHAETYVLLNDTRGTLPVAAGVPVWAVVGVAVLALLVGGLVVHFVHKNKKSTSPKSSSDRPDSSEGTSLNRDVC, encoded by the exons ATGAAGCTTCTTCTGTTCATGAGTTTCATGAGTCTGTGGAGAGGAAGCGATGAAACCG gtgcAGACCCCGTCATCGTGAAAGAAGGGGATGATGTCATGTTACCGTgttccttcagcagcagcagcatcaggcgTGAGCTCTTTGACTGGGAGAAGGACAAAAAGGACGTGTTCAAGTATCACAGTGGCGACATCAACCCTTCACATCAGGGCGAGACGTTCAGAGGTCGAGTCTCTCATTTCCCAGAGCAGCTGGATGTGGGAAACGCCTCCATAGTCATCAGAGACACCAAGGTGACCGACAGTGGAACctacacctgtgcttttccacTTCTTCAACCAGCCAGAGAATCGAACATCGTGCTCGTCGTCG ATCCTATCTTAAAAGACAGAAGTGACGCAAACATCCCAG GAGCAGCTTCAAAACCGTCTGTCACAAATCTTAATCAAACTCAGAACTGGGctcagctgcagtgtgaggtTCATGGTGCGTCTCCTAAACCTGTTGTTCAGTGGCAGAACAGAGCTGGAGACATTGTTCCTGCTAAAGAACCTCAGGTCTCTGAAAGAGGAGGCCGCTACGACATCATCCTCCAAACGACTGTGACCAAGACCGACTACTATCGCTGTGTCTCCACACAGGAGGAGATCAAACACCAGACTCATGCTGAAACATATGTTCTTCTAAACG aCACTCGAGGGACGCTTCCTGTTGCTGCTGGTGTTCCTGTTTGGGCTGTTGTTGGTGTCGCAGTTTTGGCTCTTCTCGTTGGTGGTCTTGTTGTTCACTTtgtgcataaaaataaaaaatccactTCACCAAAATCTAGCTCAG ATCGACCAGACTCGTCAGAAGGGACTTCTCTTAATAGAGATGTTTGTTGA
- the LOC138411366 gene encoding butyrophilin-like protein 1 isoform X2, whose product MSFISCGEDMAASNTPCADPVIVKEGDDVMLPCSFSSSSIRRELFDWEKDKKDVFKYHSGDINPSHQGETFRGRVSHFPEQLDVGNASIVIRDTKVTDSGTYTCAFPLLQPARESNIVLVVDPILKDRSDANIPGAASKPSVTNLNQTQNWAQLQCEVHGASPKPVVQWQNRAGDIVPAKEPQVSERGGRYDIILQTTVTKTDYYRCVSTQEEIKHQTHAETYVLLNDTRGTLPVAAGVPVWAVVGVAVLALLVGGLVVHFVHKNKKSTSPKSSSDRPDSSEGTSLNRDVC is encoded by the exons ATGTCCTTTATTTCCTGTGGAGAAGACATGGCAGCTTCCAACACACCAT gtgcAGACCCCGTCATCGTGAAAGAAGGGGATGATGTCATGTTACCGTgttccttcagcagcagcagcatcaggcgTGAGCTCTTTGACTGGGAGAAGGACAAAAAGGACGTGTTCAAGTATCACAGTGGCGACATCAACCCTTCACATCAGGGCGAGACGTTCAGAGGTCGAGTCTCTCATTTCCCAGAGCAGCTGGATGTGGGAAACGCCTCCATAGTCATCAGAGACACCAAGGTGACCGACAGTGGAACctacacctgtgcttttccacTTCTTCAACCAGCCAGAGAATCGAACATCGTGCTCGTCGTCG ATCCTATCTTAAAAGACAGAAGTGACGCAAACATCCCAG GAGCAGCTTCAAAACCGTCTGTCACAAATCTTAATCAAACTCAGAACTGGGctcagctgcagtgtgaggtTCATGGTGCGTCTCCTAAACCTGTTGTTCAGTGGCAGAACAGAGCTGGAGACATTGTTCCTGCTAAAGAACCTCAGGTCTCTGAAAGAGGAGGCCGCTACGACATCATCCTCCAAACGACTGTGACCAAGACCGACTACTATCGCTGTGTCTCCACACAGGAGGAGATCAAACACCAGACTCATGCTGAAACATATGTTCTTCTAAACG aCACTCGAGGGACGCTTCCTGTTGCTGCTGGTGTTCCTGTTTGGGCTGTTGTTGGTGTCGCAGTTTTGGCTCTTCTCGTTGGTGGTCTTGTTGTTCACTTtgtgcataaaaataaaaaatccactTCACCAAAATCTAGCTCAG ATCGACCAGACTCGTCAGAAGGGACTTCTCTTAATAGAGATGTTTGTTGA